A DNA window from Sphingopyxis sp. CCNWLW2 contains the following coding sequences:
- the fabG gene encoding 3-oxoacyl-[acyl-carrier-protein] reductase translates to MFDLTGMTALVTGASGGIGSAIAQALAAQGARLAVSGSNSDKLNAFRETLGGDHVALPCNLGDAAAVDALVPSAVEALGQLDILVNNAGVTRDNLIMRMKDEEWMDVIRINLEANFRLARAAAKPMMKARFGRIISVTSVVGATGNPGQANYAASKAGVTGMTKALAQELASRGVTANCVAPGFIATAMTDDLPDAQKEALNQRIPAGRMGAGDDIAAAVVYLASKEAGYVTGQTLHVNGGMAMLS, encoded by the coding sequence ATGTTCGATCTCACCGGCATGACCGCCCTCGTCACCGGCGCCTCGGGCGGCATCGGTTCGGCCATCGCGCAGGCGCTCGCGGCGCAGGGCGCGCGGCTCGCGGTGTCCGGTTCCAACTCCGACAAGCTGAATGCCTTTCGCGAGACGCTCGGCGGCGATCATGTCGCGTTGCCGTGCAATCTCGGCGATGCCGCCGCGGTCGATGCGCTCGTCCCCTCGGCGGTCGAGGCGCTCGGTCAGCTCGATATCCTCGTCAACAATGCCGGGGTGACGCGCGACAACCTGATCATGCGCATGAAGGACGAGGAGTGGATGGACGTCATCCGCATCAACCTCGAGGCCAATTTCCGTCTCGCGCGCGCGGCCGCGAAGCCGATGATGAAGGCGCGTTTCGGGCGCATCATTTCGGTCACCAGCGTCGTCGGTGCGACGGGCAATCCCGGGCAGGCCAATTATGCCGCGTCAAAGGCGGGCGTCACCGGCATGACCAAGGCGCTGGCGCAGGAACTCGCGAGCCGCGGCGTCACCGCGAACTGCGTCGCGCCGGGCTTTATCGCCACCGCGATGACCGACGATCTGCCCGACGCGCAGAAGGAAGCGCTCAACCAGCGCATTCCGGCCGGCCGGATGGGTGCTGGCGACGATATCGCTGCCGCCGTCGTTTATCTGGCATCGAAGGAAGCGGGCTATGTCACCGGTCAGACGTTGCATGTGAACGGCGGGATGGCCATGCTGTCCTGA